A region from the Benincasa hispida cultivar B227 chromosome 10, ASM972705v1, whole genome shotgun sequence genome encodes:
- the LOC120089404 gene encoding L-type lectin-domain containing receptor kinase IX.1 gives MATSSYVFPMSSHLLLILLLLSFLPPSIDSISFKIDRFKTNESDTLYQGDALPSVGAIEFNNIKYLCRVGWVIYKDIVPIWDSKTGKTTDFTTHFTFIIDTQNVPNYGHGVAFFLAPIGFQIPPNSAGGFLGLFNTTNSDSTINQIVHVEFDSFSNQEWDPPFEHVGINVNSIASSTYTHWNASLHSGDIADVWISYNSSTKNLSVWWKYQNESNSFENTTLSYQIDLMKVLPQWATIGFSAATGMYLERHTLFSWEFNSTLDIKQISEDNGNKVNVIVGVTVSIGVTILMAIVAFVVLWRLKQKKRKSEEERAEEVNLTSINDDLERGVGPRRFSSKLLSMATNNFSKERKLGEGGFGAVYRGYIQDLDLTIAVKKISRGSRQGRKEYITEVKIISRLRHRNLVQLIGWCHDKGEFLLVYEFMPNGSLDSHLFGKRTPLAWVVRYKIALGLASALLYLHEEWEQCVVHRDIKSSNVMLDSNFNVKLGDFGLARLMDHELGAQTTGLVGTLGYLAPEYISTGRASKESDVFSFGVVALEIVTGRMSRNSMEMESHKGLVEWVWDLYGSGKLLMGMDEKLLQSDYDQKQIECLMLVGLWSAYPDPNLRPSIRQVIQVLNFETTMPNLPSKMPVAVYHPPSTSMSSNEPSITASLDVGR, from the coding sequence ATGGCTACTTCCTCCTACGTCTTCCCAATGTCAAGTCATCTCCTTCtcattctccttcttctttccttCCTTCCTCCCTCCATTGACTCGATTTCTTTCAAAATAGATCGATTCAAAACAAATGAAAGTGATACACTTTACCAAGGAGATGCTCTTCCTTCAGTTGGAGCAATTGAATTCAACAATATTAAGTATCTTTGTAGAGTTGGTTGGGTTATCTACAAAGACATTGTGCCAATTTGGGACTCAAAAACAGGAAAAACCACTGATTTCACAACCCATTTCACCTTCATAATAGATACCCAAAATGTTCCAAACTATGGCCATGGAGTAGCTTTCTTTCTAGCTCCAATTGGGTTCCAAATCCCTCCAAACTCAGCTGGTGGCTTTCTTGGCCTTTTCAACACCACAAATAGTGATTCAACCATCAACCAAATTGTTCATGTTGAATTTGATTCTTTCTCAAATCAAGAATGGGATCCTCCCTTTGAACATGTGGGCATAAATGTTAACTCCATTGCTTCTTCTACTTACACTCATTGGAATGCAAGTTTACATAGTGGGGATATTGCTGATGTGTGGATCTCCTATAATTCATCTACGAAAAACTTAAGTGTTTGGTGGAAATACCAAAATGAGTCGAATTCTTTTGAGAATACAACTCTAAGTTACCAAATTGATCTCATGAAGGTTCTTCCTCAATGGGCTACAATAGGATTTTCAGCTGCCACAGGTATGTATTTAGAGAGACATACATTATTTTCATGGGAATTCAACTCCACCTTGGATATAAAGCAAATAAGTGAAGataatgggaacaaagttaatGTAATTGTGGGTGTGACTGTTTCAATAGGAGTTACAATTTTAATGGCAATTGTAGCCTTTGTAGTACTTTGGAGattgaaacaaaagaaaagaaaatcagaAGAAGAAAGGGCAGAGGAGGTAAACTTGACATCAATTAATGATGATTTGGAAAGAGGAGTTGGACCAAGAAGGTTTTCTAGCAAGCTTCTTTCCATGGCAACCAACAACTtctcaaaagaaagaaagctAGGGGAAGGAGGATTTGGTGCAGTGTATAGAGGTTACATACAAGATTTAGATTTAACAATAGCTGTAAAGAAAATCTCAAGGGGTTCAAGACAGGGAAGAAAAGAGTATATAACTGAAGTGAAGATCATTAGTCGACTTCGTCATCGAAATTTGGTGCAACTCATTGGTTGGTGTCATGATAAAGGTGAGTTCTTGTTGGTTTATGAATTCATGCCTAATGGTAGTCTTGATTCTCATCTCTTTGGTAAGAGAACCCCTCTTGCTTGGGTTGTGAGGTACAAGATTGCTTTAGGATTAGCCTCTGCCTTGCTATATCTTCATGAAGAATGGGAACAATGTGTGGTTCATAGAGATATTAAATCTAGTAATGTCATGTTAGATTCAAACTTCAATGTAAAACTTGGGGACTTTGGATTAGCTAGATTAATGGATCATGAGTTGGGAGCTCAAACAACTGGGTTGGTTGGAACTTTAGGCTATTTAGCTCCGGAATACATAAGTACAGGTAGAGCTAGTAAAGAATCTGATGTGTTTAGTTTTGGGGTGGTTGCTTTGGAGATTGTCACGGGAAGAATGTCAAGAAACTCCATGGAAATGGAATCTCATAAGGGTTTGGTGGAATGGGTCTGGGATCTTTATGGTAGTGGAAAGCTTTTAATGGGAATGGATGAGAAATTGTTGCAATCTGACTATGACCAAAAACAAATAGAGTGTCTTATGCTTGTTGGACTATGGAGTGCTTATCCGGACCCTAATCTAAGACCTTCAATAAGACAAGTGATTCAAGTTCTTAATTTTGAGACAACAATGCCAAATCTTCCAAGTAAAATGCCTGTTGCTGTGTATCATCCTCCTTCCACATCAATGAGCTCAAATGAACCATCAATTACTGCAAGTCTTGATGTGGGTCGCTGA